Proteins from a single region of Carassius gibelio isolate Cgi1373 ecotype wild population from Czech Republic chromosome B15, carGib1.2-hapl.c, whole genome shotgun sequence:
- the LOC127972676 gene encoding claudin-15-like isoform X1 has translation MSTGVELLGFLMCLGGWLLSFVSLVNDSWRTSTFADQLITSVWYYQNLWQSCTEASTGITSCKQFESMLSLSGYIQACRALMIIALILGLLGVILAAMGLKCTKLGSTSEETKGKISLTAGIMFILSGVCVMVAVSWYAARVVQEFTNPFYGGTKYELGAGLYLGWAAATMAILGGGILCSSFKSSRPAQTRGHDYKYSSTQPQKIYMPAPASENSASKAYV, from the exons ATGTCGACCGGGGTTGAGCTGTTGGGGTTTCTGATGTGTTTGGGAGGCTGGCTGCTCTCCTTCGTATCGTTGGTGAATGATTCGTGGCGCACGTCGACGTTTGCGGATCAGTTGATCACGTCGGTGTGGTACTATCAGAACCTGTGGCAGTCGTGTACTGAGGCAAGCACCGGCATCACCAGCTGCAAGCAGTTTGAGTCCATGCTGTCTCTGtccg gaTACATCCAGGCCTGTCGGGCTCTGATGATAATCGCTCTCATTCTGGGTTTGCTGGGTGTTATTCTGGCCGCGATGGGACTCAAGTGCACTAAACTGGGCAGCACATCTGAGGAGACGAAGGGCAAGATCAGCCTCACCGCCGGGATCATGTTCATCCTGTCAG gtgtgtgtgtaaTGGTAGCTGTGTCGTGGTACGCCGCTCGAGTCGTTCAGGAGTTCACTAATCCTTTTTACGGAGGAACAAA GTATGAGCTGGGAGCCGGTCTGTATCTGGGATGGGCGGCTGCAACTATGGCTATATTGGGCGGAGGAATCCTCTGTTCTTCCTTCAAGAGCTCAAGACCTGCACAAACACG gggTCATGACTATAAATACAGCTCCACACAGCCGCAGAAGATCTACATGCCAGCGCCAGCGTCAGAAAACAGCGCCTCTAAAGCTTACGTCTGA
- the LOC127972676 gene encoding claudin-15-like isoform X2, giving the protein MASTVFQLMGMFLGIVGWCLESSSINSAVWRKSSHGEAVVTASSQFEGLWMSCASNSLGAIHCQRFKTVLGLSGYIQACRALMIIALILGLLGVILAAMGLKCTKLGSTSEETKGKISLTAGIMFILSGVCVMVAVSWYAARVVQEFTNPFYGGTKYELGAGLYLGWAAATMAILGGGILCSSFKSSRPAQTRGHDYKYSSTQPQKIYMPAPASENSASKAYV; this is encoded by the exons ATGGCATCGACGGTGTTTCAGCTGATGGGAATGTTTCTGGGAATCGTGGGCTGGTGTTTGGAGTCCAGTTCTATCAACTCAGCCGTGTGGAGGAAATCCAGTCACGGGGAGGCTGTGGTGACGGCCAGCTCTCAGTTTGAAGGCCTGTGGATGTCGTGTGCATCTAACTCACTCGGAGCCATTCACTGCCAGAGATTCAAGACCGTTCTGGGCCTTtcag gaTACATCCAGGCCTGTCGGGCTCTGATGATAATCGCTCTCATTCTGGGTTTGCTGGGTGTTATTCTGGCCGCGATGGGACTCAAGTGCACTAAACTGGGCAGCACATCTGAGGAGACGAAGGGCAAGATCAGCCTCACCGCCGGGATCATGTTCATCCTGTCAG gtgtgtgtgtaaTGGTAGCTGTGTCGTGGTACGCCGCTCGAGTCGTTCAGGAGTTCACTAATCCTTTTTACGGAGGAACAAA GTATGAGCTGGGAGCCGGTCTGTATCTGGGATGGGCGGCTGCAACTATGGCTATATTGGGCGGAGGAATCCTCTGTTCTTCCTTCAAGAGCTCAAGACCTGCACAAACACG gggTCATGACTATAAATACAGCTCCACACAGCCGCAGAAGATCTACATGCCAGCGCCAGCGTCAGAAAACAGCGCCTCTAAAGCTTACGTCTGA